A single window of Lepeophtheirus salmonis chromosome 2, UVic_Lsal_1.4, whole genome shotgun sequence DNA harbors:
- the LOC121132536 gene encoding sorting and assembly machinery component 50 homolog B isoform X2, with the protein MKICLHDTKYLCDLHDKAILEDYEITFKVKELGRIKGIVNTLFGNQQGSLQCGLVFPNIWGRGERFSADYTRGFRECITFNGTLTKPLIHNSAIGASVFQQMATYPNSGYKETNRGMAVDLTFMTGPQMVHNLSYEGVWRDLRCAGKESAFAIREHSGHTLKSSIKHIFTVDKRDDHIFPNEGSYFRANQEFAGLGGNIGFFKSEVELQTNIPLIEELVLQVTLNGGNLRPYQDSEKNITVADKFFIGGPLNVRGFEQRGLGHHIDGNAIGCSSFWASGLHLFHPIPLGRGGFGDFFRIHGFLNAGNALHELSADALFRDTRMSYGCGLAFKLGGMARIELNYCIPVSTYKGDRLSPGFQFGVGVNFL; encoded by the exons atgaaaatttgtCTGCACGATACCAAATATTTATGTGATCTACATGACAAAGCAATTCTTGAG GATTACGAGATAACATTCAAAGTCAAGGAGCTGGGAAGAATCAAAGGCATAGTCAATACTCTATTTGGAAATCAGCAAGGTTCATTACAATGTGGATTGGTTTTTCCAAATATCTGGGGCAGAGGTGAGCGTTTCAGTGCTGACTATACGAGAGGATTTAGAGAGTGCATTACCTTCAATGGAACACTTACGAAGCCTCTTATTCACAACTCAGCTATTGGTGCTAGTGTGTTTCAGCAAATGGCCACATATCCTAATTCAGGTTATAAGGAAACGAATAGAGGCATGGCTGTAGATTTGACTTTTATGACTGGTCCTCAGATGGTTCACAATCTTAGTTATGAAGGTGTGTGGAGGGATTTAAGATGTGCTGGAAAGGAAAGTGCTTTTGCCATAAGAGAACACTCTGGACACACTCTTAAATCATCTATCAAGCACATTTTTACTGTTGATAAGAGAGATGAccatatttttccaaatgagGGATCATATTTTCGTGCCAACCAAGAATTTGCCGGTCTTGGAGGCAATATTGGATTCTTTAAAAGTGAAGTTGAACTTCAAACTAATATTCCTTTGATTGAAGAATTGGTTCTTCAAGTAACGCTGAATGGGGGAAACTTAAGACCTTATCAAGATTCTGAAAAAAACATCACTGTCGCAGATAAATTTTTCATTGGAGGGCCCTTGAATGTGAGAGGCTTTGAACAGCGCGGACTTGGTCATCATATTGATGGAAATGCTATTGGTTGCTCCTCATTTTGGGCTTCAGGTCTTCACTTGTTCCATCCAATTCCTTTAGGAAGAGGAGGATTTGGAGATTTTTTCCGGATTCATGGTTTTCTAAATGCAGGGAATGCTCTTCATGAACTAAGCGCAGATGCTTTATTTCGAGACACTAGAATGTCATATGGATGTGGCCTTGCCTTCAAGCTTGGAGGTATGGCAAGAATTGAACTTAATTATTGTATTCCAGTCTCTACCTACAAAGGAGACAGATTATCACCTGGTTTTCAATTTGGTGTTGGTGTTAACTTTCTTTAA
- the LOC121132536 gene encoding sorting and assembly machinery component 50 homolog B isoform X1, protein MGSSGSKPTQGLVENKTNPFPAKVSKIFIDGIERTKEDILRDRVKHVFKSQSFDDVVNNAQDARIRLQTLGCFSDVVVQIDTSKEGGPQDYEITFKVKELGRIKGIVNTLFGNQQGSLQCGLVFPNIWGRGERFSADYTRGFRECITFNGTLTKPLIHNSAIGASVFQQMATYPNSGYKETNRGMAVDLTFMTGPQMVHNLSYEGVWRDLRCAGKESAFAIREHSGHTLKSSIKHIFTVDKRDDHIFPNEGSYFRANQEFAGLGGNIGFFKSEVELQTNIPLIEELVLQVTLNGGNLRPYQDSEKNITVADKFFIGGPLNVRGFEQRGLGHHIDGNAIGCSSFWASGLHLFHPIPLGRGGFGDFFRIHGFLNAGNALHELSADALFRDTRMSYGCGLAFKLGGMARIELNYCIPVSTYKGDRLSPGFQFGVGVNFL, encoded by the exons ATGGGAAGCTCGGGTAGCAAACCCACACAAGGGCTTGTGGAAAATAAGACGAATCCTTTCCCTGCAAAAGTAAGCAAAATTTTCATCGATGGGATTGAACGAACAAAGGAGGACATCCTCCGCGATAGAGTCAAACATGTGTTCAAGTCTCAAAGCTTTGATGATGTGGTCAATAATGCCCAAGATGCTCGTATTCGGCTTCAAACCTTGGGATGCTTCTCAGATGTCGTTGTTCAAATTGATACATCAAAGGAAGGAGGTCCTCAG GATTACGAGATAACATTCAAAGTCAAGGAGCTGGGAAGAATCAAAGGCATAGTCAATACTCTATTTGGAAATCAGCAAGGTTCATTACAATGTGGATTGGTTTTTCCAAATATCTGGGGCAGAGGTGAGCGTTTCAGTGCTGACTATACGAGAGGATTTAGAGAGTGCATTACCTTCAATGGAACACTTACGAAGCCTCTTATTCACAACTCAGCTATTGGTGCTAGTGTGTTTCAGCAAATGGCCACATATCCTAATTCAGGTTATAAGGAAACGAATAGAGGCATGGCTGTAGATTTGACTTTTATGACTGGTCCTCAGATGGTTCACAATCTTAGTTATGAAGGTGTGTGGAGGGATTTAAGATGTGCTGGAAAGGAAAGTGCTTTTGCCATAAGAGAACACTCTGGACACACTCTTAAATCATCTATCAAGCACATTTTTACTGTTGATAAGAGAGATGAccatatttttccaaatgagGGATCATATTTTCGTGCCAACCAAGAATTTGCCGGTCTTGGAGGCAATATTGGATTCTTTAAAAGTGAAGTTGAACTTCAAACTAATATTCCTTTGATTGAAGAATTGGTTCTTCAAGTAACGCTGAATGGGGGAAACTTAAGACCTTATCAAGATTCTGAAAAAAACATCACTGTCGCAGATAAATTTTTCATTGGAGGGCCCTTGAATGTGAGAGGCTTTGAACAGCGCGGACTTGGTCATCATATTGATGGAAATGCTATTGGTTGCTCCTCATTTTGGGCTTCAGGTCTTCACTTGTTCCATCCAATTCCTTTAGGAAGAGGAGGATTTGGAGATTTTTTCCGGATTCATGGTTTTCTAAATGCAGGGAATGCTCTTCATGAACTAAGCGCAGATGCTTTATTTCGAGACACTAGAATGTCATATGGATGTGGCCTTGCCTTCAAGCTTGGAGGTATGGCAAGAATTGAACTTAATTATTGTATTCCAGTCTCTACCTACAAAGGAGACAGATTATCACCTGGTTTTCAATTTGGTGTTGGTGTTAACTTTCTTTAA